From Gallus gallus isolate bGalGal1 chromosome 14, bGalGal1.mat.broiler.GRCg7b, whole genome shotgun sequence, one genomic window encodes:
- the B9D1 gene encoding B9 domain-containing protein 1: protein MKFVPSAAPSVPMATPPGNMAAASSPSVFMVAVNGQIESGQFPGFDDLYCKFCFVYGQDWVPAAGLEEGISQITSRSDVAPTTFVWNFPIEITFKSTNPAGWPQIVVSVYGPDFFGNDVVRGYGAVHIPFTPGRHKRTIAMFVPESTSKLQKFTSWFTGRRPEFTDPKVVARGEGREVTRVRSQGFVTISFNVVTKDMKKLGYDVSPSDMQNPSLVPATERIHKY, encoded by the exons ATGAAGTTTGTCCCTTCCGCCGCTCCGTCCGTCCCCATGGCAACGCCCCCCGGCAACATGGCTGCCGCCAGCAGCCCCAGCGTCTTCATGGTGGCCGTCAACGGGCAGATCGAGAGCGGGCAG TTCCCCGGGTTTGACGACCTCTACTGCAAGTTCTGCTTCGTCTACGGCCAGGACTGGGTTCCCGCAGCG GGCCTGGAGGAGGGCATCTCCCAGATCACCTCCAGGAGCGACGTCGCGCCCACCACCTTCGTCTGGAACTTCCCCATCGAGATTACCTTCAAGAGCACCAACCCGGCCGGCT GGCCGCAGATCGTAGTGAGCGTCTACGGACCCGACTTCTTTGGGAATGATGTGGTCAGGGGTTATGGAGCTGTTCACATCCCCTTCACACCAGGAAG GCATAAAAGAACCATTGCTATGTTTGTTCCGGAGTCCACATCCAAGCTGCAAAAGTTTACAAG ttggTTCACGGGGAGACGACCAGAATTTACTGATCCAAAAGTGGTAGCAcggggagaaggaagagaag TAACGAGGGTACGATCTCAAGGCTTTGTCACCATTTCCTTCAACGTCGTGACTAAAGATATGAAGAAGCTGGGCTATGATGTGAGCCCAAGCGACATGCAGAACCCCTCTCTGGTGCCCGCTACAGAAAGGATTCATAAGTATTGA